The proteins below come from a single uncultured Carboxylicivirga sp. genomic window:
- the cls gene encoding cardiolipin synthase, translating to MDYIDSISPTLIAIVKGAYFFTMFVIVILIMHENRSPLKAISWILVLLLLPGLGIVFYIFFGQNLRKEKIIARKGLKNHDLLTDLAHSQSYKLAEGEMNDYPELSKNKKLVQLLLNNSSSILTIGNRVKVLNNGIATFDAILKAMRNAKKFIHLEFYIFDQDKIGNEILQILREKAKEGVEVRFLVDDVGSWELKKPFFEKLKADGIEAYSFLQVRFPTFTAKVNYRNHRKIVVVDGEIGFVGGHNVANRYIEGSPEYGIWRDMHIQIQGDAVNALQAVFLIDWFFVSQKDIAERCYFPQKEPIGDKVMQIVASGPDTDWPGIMMGLYQAISMAQKYVYITTPYFMPTESVLLALKAAALGGVDVRILIPEKSDAYFTALCTKSYLKEMLESEVKFYYYQPGFLHSKMMVVDDELCIIGTANMDFRSFEQNFEVNAFIYNEETAREVKGYFMNDLLEARKVILEEWLKRPLWQKTKESFARLFSPLL from the coding sequence ATGGATTACATCGATAGTATTTCTCCTACACTGATAGCGATAGTAAAAGGAGCCTATTTCTTTACCATGTTCGTTATAGTCATTCTGATTATGCATGAAAACCGTAGTCCGTTAAAGGCTATTTCCTGGATTTTGGTTTTGTTGCTATTGCCTGGCCTAGGAATTGTATTTTACATCTTTTTTGGGCAAAACCTTCGTAAGGAAAAGATAATTGCCCGTAAAGGACTCAAGAATCACGATTTACTTACCGATCTGGCTCACTCGCAAAGTTATAAGTTGGCCGAAGGCGAGATGAATGATTATCCGGAGTTGAGTAAGAACAAAAAGTTAGTTCAACTGCTACTTAATAATTCTTCTTCCATTTTAACTATTGGTAACCGGGTAAAAGTTTTGAATAACGGAATAGCAACTTTTGATGCTATCCTCAAGGCAATGCGTAATGCTAAGAAATTCATTCATCTCGAATTCTATATATTCGATCAGGATAAAATAGGAAATGAAATACTTCAGATTTTAAGAGAAAAAGCCAAAGAAGGTGTTGAGGTACGATTTTTAGTGGACGATGTGGGAAGTTGGGAGCTAAAAAAGCCATTTTTCGAAAAATTGAAAGCCGATGGAATCGAAGCTTATAGTTTTCTACAAGTGCGGTTTCCTACGTTTACAGCTAAAGTAAATTATCGGAATCACCGCAAAATAGTTGTGGTTGATGGCGAAATTGGCTTTGTTGGCGGTCATAATGTAGCTAATCGATACATCGAAGGCAGTCCTGAGTATGGTATTTGGCGCGATATGCATATTCAGATTCAGGGGGATGCTGTAAATGCATTACAGGCTGTTTTTTTAATCGATTGGTTTTTTGTGAGTCAGAAAGATATTGCTGAGCGGTGTTATTTTCCACAAAAAGAGCCTATTGGTGATAAAGTAATGCAAATTGTTGCCAGTGGCCCCGATACCGACTGGCCAGGCATAATGATGGGGCTTTACCAGGCCATTTCTATGGCACAAAAATATGTTTATATTACAACACCTTATTTTATGCCTACCGAGAGTGTTCTTTTGGCCTTAAAAGCTGCAGCCCTAGGAGGTGTTGATGTACGTATTTTGATACCTGAAAAGAGTGATGCTTATTTTACAGCTTTGTGTACCAAGTCGTATCTGAAAGAGATGCTCGAATCAGAGGTGAAATTTTACTATTATCAACCAGGCTTTTTACACAGTAAAATGATGGTGGTTGATGATGAGTTATGCATTATTGGTACGGCTAATATGGATTTTAGGAGTTTTGAGCAGAACTTTGAAGTGAACGCATTCATCTATAACGAAGAAACTGCCCGGGAGGTAAAAGGATATTTTATGAATGATTTATTAGAGGCTCGGAAAGTAATATTAGAAGAATGGTTAAAACGTCCGTTGTGGCAAAAAACCAAAGAATCGTTTGCACGACTCTTCAGTCCGTTGTTATAA
- the ribD gene encoding bifunctional diaminohydroxyphosphoribosylaminopyrimidine deaminase/5-amino-6-(5-phosphoribosylamino)uracil reductase RibD: MNTLSIHEKYMQRCLQLAQMAEGHTYSNPMVGSVIVHQGKIIGEGYHCKAGEPHAEVNAVRSVQDRSLLKESILYVNLEPCAHYGKTPPCSKLIIDEKIPHVVIGCIDDFSEVAGKGVEMMEKAGVKVEYGILEAESRELNRRFFTFHNKKRPYVILKWAQTLDGFLDLDRESSLFGKPTWITNEWARRAVHQQRTTEQAILVGTYTALKDNPSLTVRDWNGPQPLRVVIDRKCQLTADYHLMDNQFPTLVINTVKDEKNYNIEYVKVDFEQKLPEQILNILWKKDIQSVIVEGGCTTLESFILHNLWDEAYKYIGNAFFESGIKVPVFNGKLVEQSEFGDSRQYVYRNNIVF, encoded by the coding sequence ATGAATACACTTTCAATACACGAAAAATATATGCAACGTTGTTTGCAGTTGGCTCAAATGGCCGAAGGACATACCTACTCTAATCCAATGGTTGGAAGTGTTATTGTTCATCAAGGTAAAATAATAGGTGAAGGATATCATTGCAAAGCAGGCGAACCTCATGCTGAAGTAAATGCTGTACGATCGGTGCAAGATCGTTCATTGTTAAAAGAATCAATCTTGTATGTTAATCTTGAACCATGTGCACACTATGGCAAAACGCCACCTTGCTCAAAACTGATTATTGATGAAAAAATTCCTCATGTTGTAATTGGATGCATCGATGATTTTTCGGAAGTAGCTGGTAAGGGTGTTGAAATGATGGAAAAAGCCGGAGTAAAGGTTGAGTATGGTATTCTAGAAGCCGAGAGTCGTGAATTAAACCGCAGGTTCTTTACGTTTCATAATAAAAAACGTCCGTATGTTATTTTAAAGTGGGCTCAAACGCTGGATGGCTTTTTAGATCTAGATCGCGAGAGTAGTTTGTTTGGAAAGCCAACCTGGATTACAAATGAATGGGCTCGAAGGGCTGTACATCAGCAACGTACTACCGAGCAGGCAATATTGGTGGGAACTTATACTGCATTAAAGGATAATCCATCGTTAACGGTGAGAGATTGGAATGGCCCGCAGCCTTTACGTGTTGTAATTGATCGAAAGTGTCAGCTTACAGCCGATTATCATTTAATGGATAATCAGTTTCCAACTTTGGTAATAAATACAGTGAAGGATGAAAAGAATTATAACATTGAGTATGTGAAGGTTGATTTTGAGCAAAAGCTGCCGGAACAAATTCTAAATATATTGTGGAAAAAAGATATTCAATCGGTTATTGTTGAAGGAGGATGTACCACGCTTGAATCTTTCATATTACATAATCTTTGGGATGAAGCCTATAAGTATATTGGTAATGCTTTTTTCGAAAGTGGAATTAAAGTACCTGTTTTCAATGGAAAACTTGTTGAACAGTCCGAATTTGGTGACAGCCGTCAGTATGTGTATCGCAATAATATTGTATTTTAG
- the prmC gene encoding peptide chain release factor N(5)-glutamine methyltransferase encodes MALSGIQQFKTTLANRLINLYPEYEIKQFAKMLLQEVLKVNATQLLLLNDDCLTDDQAALLQNMTERLANAEPIQYILGHTDFYDLDLKVSPSVLIPRPETEELVHWILNDKEINKNRILDIGTGSGCIPLALKSNLRNAEVEAWDVSDDALNIAQQNAKQLQLDVTFKKVDVLTVQSVNKPFTCIVSNPPYVRELEKPMMETNVLDHEPHLALFVDDNDPLIFYRTIAQLAQSALVKNGALFFEINEYLEQEMTELLINTGYRDIECRKDLQGKARMMKAILA; translated from the coding sequence ATGGCGCTTTCAGGAATTCAACAATTTAAGACAACACTTGCCAACAGACTAATTAATTTATATCCCGAATATGAAATTAAGCAGTTTGCCAAAATGCTTTTACAGGAAGTTTTAAAAGTAAATGCCACGCAATTACTTTTATTGAATGATGATTGCCTGACTGATGATCAAGCGGCTTTGTTGCAAAATATGACAGAACGTTTGGCTAATGCCGAGCCCATACAATACATATTAGGCCATACCGATTTTTACGATTTGGATCTTAAAGTGTCGCCATCGGTTTTAATTCCCCGCCCCGAAACCGAAGAACTGGTACATTGGATATTAAATGATAAAGAAATCAATAAAAACCGGATTCTGGATATTGGTACCGGAAGCGGTTGCATTCCGCTTGCCTTAAAAAGCAATCTTCGCAATGCCGAAGTTGAAGCATGGGATGTATCGGATGATGCCCTCAACATTGCTCAACAAAATGCAAAGCAACTACAACTAGATGTTACTTTCAAAAAGGTTGATGTATTAACAGTTCAGTCGGTTAATAAACCATTTACATGCATCGTTAGTAATCCACCTTATGTGCGAGAACTAGAGAAACCGATGATGGAGACGAATGTACTTGATCACGAACCACACCTTGCATTGTTTGTAGACGATAATGATCCATTAATTTTTTACCGAACCATAGCCCAACTTGCTCAATCGGCTTTGGTTAAAAACGGCGCGCTATTCTTTGAAATCAATGAATATCTTGAACAGGAAATGACCGAATTATTAATAAATACCGGTTATAGAGATATTGAATGTAGAAAAGATTTACAAGGCAAAGCCCGAATGATGAAGGCTATTCTTGCATAG
- a CDS encoding ACP phosphodiesterase — MNFLAHLYLSGDNQMIQIGNFIGDHVKGRGYLKFAPDIQKGILLHRKIDAFTDSHSIVKQSCKRLTEKYGRYSGIIIDVFYDHYLGKNWDLFANVTLSKYVSKVHKNLLRNYFKLPMEVKSFLPFMIKSRRLETYATVEGIRRSLEIMSNYSSLPDHTDWAIEQMQIFNTEFNSEFIAFFNEVKAMAEQELAMQE; from the coding sequence ATGAATTTTCTTGCTCATTTATACCTTTCTGGAGATAATCAAATGATACAGATTGGCAATTTTATTGGCGATCATGTTAAAGGACGCGGTTATTTAAAGTTCGCTCCCGATATTCAGAAGGGTATTTTACTGCATCGAAAAATTGATGCATTTACTGATTCGCATAGTATTGTAAAGCAAAGTTGCAAACGTCTTACTGAAAAGTATGGTAGATATTCAGGTATTATTATTGACGTGTTTTACGATCATTATCTGGGTAAAAACTGGGATCTTTTTGCCAATGTTACATTATCGAAGTATGTATCAAAAGTGCACAAAAACCTACTGCGTAATTATTTTAAATTGCCAATGGAAGTGAAAAGTTTTCTGCCCTTTATGATAAAGAGCCGTAGGCTCGAAACTTATGCAACTGTTGAGGGTATTCGTCGTAGTTTGGAAATAATGTCGAATTATTCATCCTTACCTGATCATACCGATTGGGCCATAGAGCAAATGCAAATATTCAATACCGAATTTAATTCCGAGTTCATTGCCTTTTTTAATGAGGTAAAAGCAATGGCCGAACAAGAACTGGCTATGCAAGAATAG
- the pdxB gene encoding 4-phosphoerythronate dehydrogenase PdxB has translation MKIIADDKIPFLQGVFENVCEVAYLPGAQITKDILKGADALITRTRTKCNKDSLLDSSVRMIASATIGFDHIDTSWCEQNGINWTNAPGCNAESVKQYVASVFGMLVIDKGWRLKGKKLAVVGVGNVGSRIVKLAEAIGMKVYQVDPPRARKEMDQTFFNLQDIVADMDIITFHTPLNREGEDRTYHLCDEGLLSKMKKTALVINSSRGEVIDGNALKDALQNEQIAEAVLDVWEKEPDIDKELMNKVWLATPHIAGYSLDGKANGTMMSVQAISKFFKLNLDNWEPENIPVPKNADFEIDCEYLSDEQVLAEACVHTYSVKEDNIRLRMKVDEFEKQRGNYPLRREFKAFNVILKKGSEEQVQLLKSVGFVSVCIK, from the coding sequence ATGAAAATAATTGCTGACGATAAAATTCCTTTTTTGCAGGGTGTATTCGAAAATGTTTGTGAAGTAGCATATTTACCTGGAGCTCAAATAACCAAAGATATTCTTAAGGGTGCTGATGCTTTGATTACCCGAACTCGCACAAAATGTAATAAGGATAGTTTGCTGGATAGTTCTGTAAGAATGATTGCTTCAGCAACTATTGGATTCGATCATATAGATACCAGTTGGTGTGAACAGAATGGTATTAACTGGACCAATGCTCCTGGATGTAATGCTGAGTCGGTTAAGCAGTATGTAGCCTCCGTTTTTGGTATGCTGGTAATTGATAAAGGTTGGAGATTAAAAGGAAAGAAGCTGGCTGTTGTTGGAGTTGGAAATGTTGGTAGCCGAATAGTTAAATTAGCCGAGGCTATTGGTATGAAAGTATATCAAGTAGATCCTCCGCGTGCACGAAAAGAAATGGATCAAACGTTTTTTAACTTGCAAGATATTGTGGCTGATATGGATATTATCACTTTTCATACGCCGTTGAATCGAGAGGGAGAAGACCGTACTTATCATTTATGTGATGAGGGTTTATTATCAAAAATGAAAAAAACGGCATTGGTTATTAACTCATCACGAGGTGAAGTAATTGATGGAAATGCCTTGAAAGATGCTTTGCAAAATGAGCAAATTGCCGAAGCTGTTCTTGATGTTTGGGAGAAGGAACCCGATATAGATAAAGAACTAATGAATAAGGTTTGGTTGGCAACTCCACATATTGCCGGTTATTCGTTAGATGGAAAGGCAAATGGTACCATGATGAGCGTTCAGGCAATTAGTAAATTCTTTAAGTTGAACCTCGATAATTGGGAACCTGAAAACATTCCTGTTCCTAAAAATGCCGATTTTGAAATTGATTGCGAATATCTAAGTGATGAACAGGTTTTGGCTGAAGCTTGTGTTCATACCTACTCGGTTAAGGAAGATAATATTCGTTTACGCATGAAGGTAGATGAATTTGAAAAGCAACGAGGTAATTATCCTTTGCGTCGCGAATTCAAAGCTTTTAACGTTATTCTCAAAAAAGGGAGTGAAGAGCAGGTTCAACTTCTCAAGAGTGTCGGATTTGTTTCGGTCTGCATAAAGTAG
- a CDS encoding transketolase, which translates to MDKNISKKAADNIRVLSAAMVEKAKSGHPGGAMGGADFIHVLFSEYLNYDPSDRKWFNRDRFFLDPGHMSPMLYSALALTGTYSMEELSNFRQWDSPTPGHPEVDVERGVENTSGPLGQGHTMALGAAIAERFLTARFGEWMSHKTYAFISDGGVQEEISQGTGRIAGNLGLNNLVMFYDSNDIQLSTTTHDVTVEDTAAKYEAWGWATMTIDGNDHDEIRKALNAANAETEKPFLIIGKTIMGKGAVKEDGSSFEKMVSTHGQPLSAAGASFADSMKNLGADPENPFQIFPEVAEAYAKVNEEKAKVAAAKKAEQAEWEKANPELAAKLTKYVSGEAPDIDYAAIEQKTNSATRAASATVLAAFADQVENMIVMSADLANSDKTDGFLKKTTIFKKNDFSGAFLQIGVAELTMGAIANGMALHGGVIPVCGTFFVFSDYMKPAARMAALMQLPVKYVWTHDAFRVGEDGPTHQPIEQEAQIRLMEKLQNHHGQNSMLVVRPADADETTVAWQMALENTQTPTALILSRQNITQLPNGSYQTALQAKKGAYIVEKDADQPDIVLLASGSEVSTLVEGAKLLRDQKGLKVNVVSVISEGLFRTQDEAYQNTVLPLNVKRFGMTAGLAVTLEGLVGANGKVWGLNHFGYSAPYTVLDKEFGFTGENVLKQVSELLA; encoded by the coding sequence ATGGACAAAAACATTTCGAAAAAAGCAGCTGACAACATCAGAGTATTATCAGCAGCAATGGTTGAAAAGGCCAAATCAGGACACCCAGGAGGTGCCATGGGAGGAGCGGATTTTATTCACGTGTTGTTTTCTGAGTATTTAAATTATGATCCAAGTGACCGTAAATGGTTCAATCGCGATCGTTTTTTCTTAGATCCCGGACATATGTCGCCCATGCTTTATTCTGCACTGGCACTAACCGGTACATATTCAATGGAAGAACTTTCAAACTTCAGACAATGGGATAGTCCAACTCCTGGTCACCCTGAAGTTGACGTTGAGCGAGGTGTTGAAAACACATCTGGCCCTCTTGGACAAGGCCACACAATGGCTTTGGGTGCTGCCATTGCAGAGCGATTTCTGACTGCTCGTTTTGGCGAGTGGATGAGTCATAAAACATATGCGTTTATTTCGGACGGCGGAGTTCAGGAAGAGATTTCGCAAGGCACAGGTCGCATTGCCGGTAACTTAGGTTTAAATAATCTGGTAATGTTTTACGATTCAAATGACATTCAGCTTTCAACAACTACACATGATGTAACTGTTGAAGATACAGCTGCAAAATATGAAGCCTGGGGATGGGCTACCATGACTATTGATGGAAATGATCATGACGAAATTCGTAAGGCTTTGAATGCTGCCAATGCCGAAACCGAAAAGCCATTCTTAATTATTGGAAAAACCATCATGGGCAAAGGTGCCGTTAAAGAAGACGGTTCATCGTTTGAGAAAATGGTTTCAACTCACGGTCAACCATTGAGTGCTGCCGGTGCATCATTTGCCGATTCAATGAAAAACCTGGGAGCCGATCCTGAAAACCCATTCCAAATATTCCCTGAAGTTGCTGAAGCATACGCCAAAGTTAACGAGGAGAAAGCAAAGGTTGCAGCTGCTAAAAAAGCTGAACAAGCTGAATGGGAAAAAGCAAATCCTGAATTAGCTGCTAAGTTGACCAAATATGTATCAGGGGAAGCTCCTGACATTGATTATGCAGCTATTGAGCAAAAAACAAATTCAGCAACACGTGCCGCTTCGGCAACAGTATTGGCTGCATTTGCCGATCAGGTTGAGAATATGATAGTAATGTCGGCCGATTTGGCTAACTCTGATAAAACAGATGGTTTCCTTAAGAAAACGACTATATTCAAGAAAAATGACTTCAGCGGAGCCTTCCTTCAGATTGGTGTAGCAGAATTAACCATGGGTGCAATCGCCAACGGTATGGCACTTCATGGTGGTGTAATTCCTGTTTGTGGTACTTTCTTTGTTTTCTCGGATTACATGAAACCCGCAGCACGAATGGCTGCTTTAATGCAATTGCCTGTTAAATATGTATGGACTCACGATGCGTTCCGTGTTGGGGAAGATGGTCCTACTCACCAACCTATTGAGCAGGAAGCTCAAATTCGTTTAATGGAGAAATTACAAAACCATCATGGACAAAACAGTATGTTAGTGGTTCGTCCTGCTGATGCCGATGAAACAACAGTAGCATGGCAAATGGCATTGGAAAATACTCAAACTCCTACAGCATTAATACTTTCGCGTCAGAATATTACTCAACTTCCTAACGGTTCTTACCAAACAGCTTTACAAGCTAAAAAAGGAGCCTACATTGTTGAAAAAGATGCAGACCAACCTGATATTGTATTGTTAGCATCAGGTTCAGAAGTAAGTACTTTGGTTGAAGGTGCAAAATTACTTCGCGATCAAAAAGGATTAAAAGTAAATGTTGTTTCTGTTATTTCAGAAGGCCTTTTCCGAACTCAGGACGAAGCTTATCAAAACACAGTTTTACCACTCAATGTAAAACGTTTTGGTATGACAGCCGGATTAGCCGTTACATTAGAAGGCTTAGTTGGAGCCAATGGTAAAGTTTGGGGCTTAAATCACTTTGGATATTCGGCGCCTTACACTGTTCTTGATAAAGAATTTGGCTTTACAGGCGAAAATGTATTAAAACAAGTATCTGAACTATTAGCTTAG
- a CDS encoding DUF6051 family protein, protein MNYSYLYQTLKAQFSSGAATHSPDGSALGISFEQFHSHAYGYSIDYKAHSSFDIEQLDQNPNNHFSYPVINTIGDKKANGCIIMLHGLNERTWDKYLPWAYTLAIYTGKPVILFPIAYHMNRSPKDWGNPRMMNRFVKERTLSDPLISQASVVNVAISSRLTEKPERFLLSGYQAANDLLDLTKVIQSGNHPLFSKGASVDLFTYSIGTFLTQILMLAYGDDNYSNTRIFNFCGGSTFADMQGTSKYILDSLAFSKIQYYYKEEIEKDAQNNYFLYDVLNHTALGEAFMSMLSMDGLKKVKGKYLSSIKDRFTSVVLKKDSVMRPDKVKESLAGSNVEEWDFDFNYSHVTPFPVLTNKLVTQVNEAFDRLMVKAALLFTT, encoded by the coding sequence ATGAACTACTCTTATCTATATCAGACTCTAAAGGCACAGTTTTCATCAGGAGCTGCCACACACTCTCCTGATGGAAGTGCCCTTGGAATTTCTTTTGAGCAGTTTCATTCACATGCTTATGGTTATTCTATAGATTACAAAGCTCATTCTTCATTTGATATAGAACAGTTGGATCAAAATCCTAATAACCATTTTTCTTATCCGGTTATAAACACTATAGGAGATAAAAAGGCAAATGGATGCATTATTATGCTGCATGGATTAAACGAAAGAACTTGGGATAAATATTTGCCTTGGGCATATACTTTGGCCATATATACAGGTAAACCGGTTATTCTTTTTCCGATTGCTTATCATATGAATCGTTCGCCAAAGGATTGGGGAAATCCTCGAATGATGAACCGTTTTGTCAAAGAAAGAACATTATCAGACCCTTTGATAAGTCAGGCTAGTGTGGTTAATGTTGCCATTAGTTCAAGACTGACAGAAAAACCTGAACGTTTTTTGTTATCAGGATATCAAGCTGCCAACGATTTATTGGATCTTACAAAGGTTATTCAATCTGGTAATCATCCTTTGTTTAGTAAAGGTGCAAGTGTTGACCTATTTACCTATTCGATAGGTACTTTTTTAACACAGATATTAATGCTGGCTTACGGAGATGATAATTATTCAAATACCAGAATATTTAATTTTTGTGGTGGAAGCACATTTGCTGATATGCAAGGTACTTCGAAGTATATATTAGATAGTTTGGCCTTTAGTAAAATACAGTATTATTATAAGGAAGAAATAGAAAAGGATGCACAGAATAATTACTTTTTGTATGATGTATTAAATCATACAGCTCTTGGCGAGGCATTTATGAGTATGCTTTCTATGGATGGGTTGAAAAAGGTTAAAGGAAAATATTTGTCATCCATAAAAGATAGATTTACATCTGTAGTGTTGAAAAAAGATTCGGTTATGAGACCGGACAAAGTGAAGGAATCTTTAGCTGGAAGCAATGTGGAGGAATGGGATTTTGATTTTAATTATTCTCATGTAACTCCGTTTCCGGTACTTACTAATAAATTGGTAACTCAGGTCAACGAGGCTTTTGACCGCTTAATGGTCAAAGCCGCTTTGCTTTTTACAACTTAA
- a CDS encoding LytTR family DNA-binding domain-containing protein, which yields MDFSKPIPGYLVKKQNIVKLILFTAAFALVFINIYSPFGVTTWFNISKLELLFYSSLVILTGVLVVVISRIIMYQISRRKVKISLGNYLIWIAIEIVSMSLFYTFYELLILKDPRPFDGAIKVSILNTSLVLLIPYATLWLYFSWQDNKEKLEELKAETEVPTEKKGMVIFNDEKGTMRLTLKLDDLLYLKGADNYVTIYYNDLHKQEKFLLRNTLKQLEEYLKPLDVIRCHRSYLVNFKKVKLIERSKEGLRIRLDVQPSIEIPISKTYSTEVFTLFEKNG from the coding sequence ATGGATTTTAGTAAACCAATCCCAGGTTATCTTGTAAAAAAGCAGAACATTGTCAAGCTGATTCTATTCACAGCTGCTTTTGCTTTGGTATTTATTAATATCTATTCTCCATTTGGCGTAACTACCTGGTTTAACATATCGAAACTTGAACTTTTATTTTACTCAAGCTTAGTAATACTAACAGGAGTATTGGTTGTAGTTATCAGCCGTATTATCATGTACCAAATTTCAAGACGAAAAGTTAAGATTTCATTAGGCAATTACCTGATATGGATTGCTATAGAAATTGTTAGCATGTCGCTCTTTTATACTTTTTACGAACTTCTTATTTTAAAAGATCCGCGACCTTTTGATGGAGCTATTAAAGTATCGATTCTAAATACTTCGTTAGTTCTCCTCATACCTTATGCCACCTTATGGCTCTACTTTTCGTGGCAGGATAACAAAGAAAAACTGGAAGAATTAAAAGCTGAGACTGAAGTTCCTACAGAGAAAAAAGGCATGGTAATTTTTAACGATGAAAAAGGCACCATGCGTCTCACTCTCAAATTAGATGACCTTTTGTATTTAAAAGGTGCTGATAATTATGTTACCATATATTACAACGATCTTCATAAACAAGAGAAATTCCTGCTTCGCAACACACTAAAGCAGCTAGAAGAGTATTTAAAGCCATTGGATGTTATTCGTTGTCATCGCTCTTACTTGGTTAATTTTAAGAAAGTAAAACTAATCGAACGAAGTAAAGAAGGTCTTCGAATCAGGTTAGATGTTCAACCCAGTATCGAAATTCCTATCTCCAAAACCTATTCTACCGAAGTATTTACTTTATTTGAAAAAAACGGATAG
- a CDS encoding transcriptional repressor, producing the protein MEAVDYLSEYGLSRTTIRTKLVQILFDAKEALSSKEIEQQLDDNIDRVTLYRTIRLFEEKKLIHKIVVDEQTTKYRLIRPNKSTDHPHFHCVKCDKVVCLPQTPLPCCNLPQGFSANTQNTIIEGTCQKCNK; encoded by the coding sequence ATGGAAGCTGTTGATTATTTATCCGAGTATGGATTAAGCCGTACAACAATACGAACAAAACTTGTTCAAATTTTATTTGATGCTAAAGAAGCCTTATCATCTAAAGAAATTGAACAACAGCTGGATGACAATATAGATAGAGTAACATTATACCGTACTATTCGGTTATTTGAAGAAAAGAAACTGATCCATAAAATAGTTGTGGATGAACAGACCACTAAGTACCGTTTGATACGACCTAATAAAAGTACAGATCATCCTCACTTTCATTGTGTAAAATGCGATAAAGTAGTTTGCTTACCCCAAACACCTCTTCCATGCTGTAACTTACCACAGGGCTTTAGTGCCAATACTCAAAACACAATTATTGAAGGTACTTGCCAAAAATGTAATAAATAA
- a CDS encoding zinc ABC transporter substrate-binding protein: MKLRFNKYIYFLLTIFFFESCTTTSTKSDKPAISVSIGPQKYFIERLADTLINVNVMIPQGASHTTYSPTAGQLVKLSHSEAYFLIGHLSFETTWKDKFESANSDMKWFNLSDGIETITEEHDHHHEEECSHGSDPHIWTSPKQTIQIVSNIKDALEELHPEYKSTIESNYELLLSDIHNLDARLQQLQLIKPGLSFMIFHPAYTYLAESYGFEQLTIEFEGKTPTPSRMQKTIQQAVEKKVSTIYIQEEFDKTNAETIANSINAKTVQVNPLSENWLAEMDRFISHLENH, encoded by the coding sequence ATGAAACTAAGATTTAATAAATACATATACTTTTTACTTACAATTTTCTTTTTTGAATCTTGTACTACCACTAGTACCAAATCAGATAAACCAGCCATTTCGGTTAGCATTGGACCTCAAAAATATTTTATTGAAAGGTTAGCGGATACATTAATTAATGTCAACGTGATGATTCCTCAAGGAGCAAGTCACACAACCTATTCACCAACTGCTGGGCAATTAGTTAAGCTTAGTCATTCCGAAGCCTATTTTCTCATAGGTCACCTAAGTTTTGAAACTACATGGAAGGATAAGTTTGAATCAGCCAATAGTGATATGAAATGGTTTAACCTATCGGATGGTATTGAAACCATAACTGAAGAGCACGATCATCACCACGAAGAAGAATGTAGCCATGGAAGCGATCCCCATATATGGACTTCACCTAAGCAGACCATTCAAATTGTATCAAATATTAAAGATGCGTTAGAGGAATTACATCCCGAGTATAAATCAACCATTGAAAGTAACTATGAGTTACTCCTAAGCGACATTCATAATTTAGATGCAAGACTTCAGCAATTGCAACTAATAAAACCGGGGTTATCCTTTATGATTTTTCATCCTGCATATACTTATTTAGCAGAATCGTATGGCTTTGAGCAGCTAACCATTGAATTTGAAGGCAAAACACCAACACCATCCAGGATGCAAAAAACAATTCAACAAGCTGTTGAAAAGAAAGTATCTACCATTTATATTCAGGAAGAATTTGACAAAACAAACGCTGAAACGATTGCTAATTCGATAAATGCCAAAACAGTACAGGTAAATCCTTTATCTGAAAACTGGCTGGCAGAAATGGATAGATTTATCTCTCACCTCGAAAATCATTAA